A single window of Callithrix jacchus isolate 240 chromosome 6, calJac240_pri, whole genome shotgun sequence DNA harbors:
- the LOC128932433 gene encoding uncharacterized protein LOC128932433, whose translation MGCCGCGGCGGCGGGCGGGCGGCGGGCSGCGGGCGGCGGCGSCTTCRCYRVGCCSSCCPCCRGCCGGCCSTPVICCCRRTCSSCGCGCGKGCCQQKCCCQKQCCC comes from the coding sequence ATGGGTTGCTGTGGTTGTGGTGGCTgcggtggctgtggtggtggctgtggtggtggctgcggtggctgtggtggtggctgcagcggttgtggtggtggctgtggtggctgCGGCGGCTGTGGCAGCTGCACCACCTGCAGGTGTTACCGGGTGGGCTGCTGCTCCAGCTGCTGCCCCTGCTGCCGCGGCTGCTGTGGAGGCTGCTGCAGCACGCCCGTGATCTGCTGCTGCCGCCGCACCTGCAGCTCGTGTGGCTGCGGCTGTGGGAAGGGCTGCTGCCAGCAAAAGTGCTGCTGCCAGAAGCAATGCTGCTGCTAG